One window from the genome of Anolis sagrei isolate rAnoSag1 chromosome 4, rAnoSag1.mat, whole genome shotgun sequence encodes:
- the GID8 gene encoding glucose-induced degradation protein 8 homolog: MSYAEKPDEITKDEWMEKLNNLHIQRADMNRLIMNYLVTEGFKEAAEKFRMESGIEPSVDLETLDERIKIREMILKGQIQEAIALINSLHPELLDTNRYLYFHLQQQHLIELIRQRETEAALEFAQTQLAEQGEESRECLTEMERTLALLAFDNPEESPFGDLLNMMQRQKVWSEVNQAVLDYENRESTPKLAKLLKLLLWAQNELDQKKVKYPKMTDLSKGTIEEPK; this comes from the exons ATGAGTTATGCAGAAAAACCCGATGAAATCACAAAAGACGAGTGGATGGAAAAACTCAATAATTTACACATCCAGAGAGCTGACATGAATCGCTTGATTATGAACTATCTTGTTACAG AAGGTTTTAAAGAAGCAGCAGAGAAGTTTCGAATGGAATCTGGAATTGAGCCCAGTGTTGATTTAGAAACCTTGGATGAAAGAATAAAAATCCGAGAGATGATTCTCAAAGGCCAGATTCAGGAAGCTATTGCGTTAATCAATAGTCTTCACCCGGAATTGTTGGACACAAACCGGTATCTTTACTTCCATTTACAG CAACAACATTTAATTGAGTTGATTCGGCAGCGTGAAACAGAAGCTGCACTGGAATTCGCTCAGACACAGCTGGCAGAACAAGGAGAGGAGAGCCGGGAATGCCTGACGGAAATGGAGCGCACTCTTGCACTCCTTGCTTTTGATAACCCCGAGGAATCACCTTTTGGCGATCTGCTCAACATGATGCAGAGACAGAAA gTATGGAGTGAAGTTAACCAAGCTGTTCTAGACTATGAAAACCGCGAGTCAACACCCAAGCTGGCCAAATTACTGAAGTTACTACTGTGGGCTCAGAATGAGTTAGACCAGAAGAAAGTAAAATACCCAAAAATGACAGACCTCAGCAAGGGGACAATTGAGGAACCCAAGTAA